The Megalops cyprinoides isolate fMegCyp1 chromosome 9, fMegCyp1.pri, whole genome shotgun sequence genome has a window encoding:
- the LOC118783725 gene encoding olfactory receptor 52E2-like — protein sequence MSQSTLNVTLIFTVYGSSHPVNYLFFTLTFLLYLLSIFSNISLMLIIYVESSLHKPMYIFLFNLAINGLIGSSAVWPKIMDNLLSDTQESSYEGCLIQVFVVSVYAGTAYTILTVMAYDRYVSICRPLQYHSIMTPTKVKQLLAVVYIFPIASVSGQVSLTSKLPLCRYSIQRLFCDNLSIVNLSCVKSNLNNLYGLCVIVLLAVFPLFIVVLSYVKILLVSLKVSKEAQKKALSTCTPHLITFINFSLASLFSVIYNRVHLHLPAGVNIFFSLHFILIPPLLHPIVYGIKTQEIRKCLTKILRKNMIFAS from the coding sequence ATGAGCCAGTCCACTTTGAATGTCACTTTGATATTCACAGTATATGGATCTTCTCATCCagtcaattatttatttttcactttgactTTTTTGCTCTACCTCCTCTctattttttcaaacatttcccTGATGCTGATTATCTATGTAGAATCGAGCCTCCACAAACCCATGTACATATTCCTCTTCAACTTGGCAATAAACGGACTGATTGGAAGTTCTGCTGTCTGGCCAAAAATCATGGACAAtcttctctcagacacacaggaaagCTCTTATGAGGGGTGTCTAATTCAAGTATTTGTTGTTAGTGTCTATGCAGGTACTGCATACACAATTTTAACAGTGATGGCTTATGATAGGTATGTCTCCATCTGCAGGCCTTTGCAATACCACAGCATCATGACTCCCACTAAAGTGAAGCAACTCTTAGCTGTGGTGTACATATTTCCTATTGCTTCAGTATCTGGACAAGTATCCTTGACATCAAAGCTCCCATTGTGCAGGTACAGCATTCAAAGGCTGTTCTGTGACAACCTGTCAATTGTTAATCTCTCCTGTGTAAAAAGTAATCTTAATAATTTGTATGGTTTATGTGTGATTGTACTTCTAGCtgttttccctttatttatAGTAGTGCTCTCTTATGTCAAGATACTTCTTGTGAGCTTGAAAGTTTCAAAGGAAGCACAAAAGAAAGCCCTGAGTACATGTACTCCTCACTTAATCACTTTCATCAATTTCTCCCTggcttctctcttctctgtcattTACAACAGAGTACACTTACACCTCCCTGCAGGAGTTAATATATTCTTCTCCTTACATTTCATCCTGATTCCTCCTCTGTTACACCCCATAGTATATGGGATCAAAACACAGGAGATAAGGAAATGTCTAACAAAAATACTgagaaaaaacatgatttttgcAAGCTGA
- the LOC118783726 gene encoding olfactory receptor 52K1-like — MSQSTLNVTLIFTVYGSFHPVNYLFVTLIFLLYLLSIFSNISLMLIIYAESSLHKPMYIFLFNLAINGLIGSSAVWPKIMDNLLSDTQESSYEGCLIQVFVISVYGGTAYTILTVMAYDRYLSICKPLQYHSIMTPTKVKQLLAVVYIFPIASISGQVSLTSKLPLCRYSIQRLFCDNLSIVNLSCVKNDLINVYGLCMFALIAVFPFVIVVLSYVKILLVSLKTSKEAQKKALSTCTPHLITFINFSLATLFSVIYNRVHLHLPTGINIFLSLHYILIPPLLHPIVYGIKTQEIRKCLTKILRKNMIFAGSFGFFHLHSKTPLTTCNMY; from the coding sequence ATGAGCCAGTCCACTTTGAATGTCACTTTGATATTCACAGTATATGGATCTTTTCATCCAgtcaattatttatttgtcactttgatttttttgctcTACCTCCTTTctattttttcaaacatttcccTGATGCTGATTATCTATGCAGAATCGAGCCTCCACAAGCCCATGTACATATTCCTCTTCAACTTGGCAATAAACGGACTGATTGGAAGTTCTGCTGTCTGGCCAAAAATCATGGACAAtcttctctcagacacacaggaaagCTCTTATGAGGGGTGTCTAATTCAGGTATTTGTTATCAGTGTCTATGGAGGTACCGCATACACAATTTTAACCGTGATGGCATATGACAGGTATCTCTCCATTTGCAAGCCTTTGCAATACCACAGCATCATGACTCCCACTAAAGTGAAGCAACTCTTAGCTGTGGTGTACATATTTCCTATTGCTTCAATATCTGGACAAGTATCCTTGACATCAAAGCTCCCATTGTGCAGGTACAGCATTCAAAGGCTGTTCTGTGACAACCTGTCAATTGTGAATCTGTCCTGTGTAAAAAATGATCTTATTAATGTATATGGTTTATGTATGTTTGCACTTatagctgtttttccttttgttatAGTAGTGCTCTCTTATGTCAAGATACTTCTTGTGAGCTTGAAAACATCAAAGGAAGCACAAAAGAAAGCCCTGAGTACATGTACTCCTCACTTAATCACTTTCATTAATTTCTCCCTGGCCACTCTCTTCTCTGTCATTTACAATCGAGTACACTTACACCTCCCTACAGGAATTAATATATTTCTCTCCTTACATTACATCCTGATTCCTCCTCTGTTACATCCAATAGTATATGGGATCAAAACACAGGAGATAAGGAAATGTCTAACaaaaatattgagaaaaaacatgatttttgcAGGCTCATTTGGgttctttcatttgcattccaAGACTCCACTTACaacatgtaatatgtattaa
- the LOC118783727 gene encoding olfactory receptor 52K1-like, with protein sequence MSQSTLNVTLIFTVYGSFHPVNYLFVTLIFLLYLLSIFSNISLMLIIYVESSLHKPMYIFLFNLAINGLIGSSAVWPKIMENLLSDTQESSYEGCLIQVFVVTVYGGTAYTILTVMAYDRYLSICKPLQYHSIMTSTKVKQLLAVVYIFPIASISGQVSLTSKLPLCRYNIQRLFCDNLSIVNLSCVKSNLNNVYGLCMFALIAVFPFVIVVLSYVKILLVSLKTSKEAQKKALSTCTPHLITFINFSLASLFSVIYNRVHLHLPAGVNIFFSLHYILIPPLLHPIVYGIKTQEIRKCLTKILRKNMIFAGSFGFLHLNPVSPLTTYNMY encoded by the coding sequence ATGAGCCAGTCCACTTTGAATGTCACTTTGATATTCACAGTATATGGATCTTTTCATCCAgtcaattatttatttgtcactttgatttttttgctcTACCTCCTCTctattttttcaaacatttcccTGATGCTGATTATCTATGTAGAATCGAGCCTCCACAAACCCATGTACATATTCCTCTTCAACTTGGCAATAAACGGACTGATTGGAAGTTCTGCTGTCTGGCCAAAAATCATGGAAAAtcttctctcagacacacaggaaagCTCTTATGAGGGGTGTCTAATTCAAGTATTTGTTGTCACTGTCTATGGAGGTACCGCATACACAATTTTAACCGTGATGGCATATGACAGGTATCTCTCCATTTGCAAGCCTTTGCAATACCACAGCATCATGACTTCCACTAAAGTGAAGCAACTCTTAGCTGTGGTGTACATATTTCCTATTGCTTCAATATCTGGACAAGTATCCTTGACATCAAAGCTCCCATTGTGCAGGTACAACATTCAAAGGCTGTTCTGTGACAACCTGTCAATTGTTAATCTCTCCTGTGTAAAAAGTAATCTTAATAATGTATATGGTTTATGTATGTTTGCACTTatagctgtttttccttttgttatAGTAGTGCTTTCTTATGTCAAGATACTTCTTGTGAGCTTGAAAACTTCAAAGGAAGCACAAAAGAAAGCCCTGAGTACATGTACTCCTCACTTAATCACTTTCATCAATTTCTCCCTggcttctctcttctctgtcattTACAACAGAGTACACTTACACCTCCCTGCAGGAGTTAATATATTTTtctccttacattacattctgaTTCCTCCTCTGTTACATCCCATAGTATATGGGATCAAAACACAGGAGATAAGGAAATGTCTAACaaaaatattgagaaaaaacatgatttttgcAGGTTCATTTGGGTTCCTTCATTTAAATCCCGTCTCTCCACTTACAacatataatatgtattaa
- the LOC118783728 gene encoding olfactory receptor 52D1-like codes for MENSSYFMYFILSAYGEMGNIRYLFFSIIIIMYIMIVFANSLLIALIIVEKSLHEPMYFFMCSLFVNELYGSTSLFPLLLVNMLSDVHEISRFYCVLQIFCVHTYASIEFSNLAVMAYDRYVSICYPLRYNNIMTPTTVYILIAFIWLYSFGKFSVTLSLTMQLQLCGNRIDKVACDNYSIVRLACANTRTNNIYGLFTIILSLGLPVFLIIYSYAEILIICMKSSKQSRQKALSTCTPHLLSLVNFSFGSLFETLQSRFDMTHVPSVIRIILSIYFVMICPLFSPVIYGARTAKIKTAFKKLHTMKPFPE; via the coding sequence ATGGAGAACTCTTCCTACTTCATGTATTTCATACTGTCTGCATATGGTGAAATGGGCAACATTAGGTATCTTTTCTTCAGCATTATAATCATTATGTACATCATGATTGTTTTTGCAAACTCCCTTCTAATAGCATTGattattgtggaaaaaagcTTGCATGAACCTATGTATTTCTTCATGTGCAGTTTGTTTGTGAATGAGCTATATGGAAGTACAAGTTTGTTCCCCTTATTGCTGGTAAACATGCTGTCTGATGTTCATGAAATATCCAGGTTTTACTGTGTCTTGCAGATCttttgtgtgcacacatatgcatccaTTGAGTTTTCCAATCTAGCTGTAATGGCTTATGACAGGTATGTGTCCATATGTTATCCTCTTCGGTATAACAATATCATGACTCCAACCACTGTGTACATACTGATTGCATTTATCTGGCTTTATTCATTTGGTAAATTCTCTGTTACACTTTCTCTGACCATGCAGCTACAATTGTGTGGAAATCGTATTGATAAAGTTGCTTGTGACAACTACTCAATTGTCAGACTTGCctgtgcaaacacacgcacaaataatatttatggattatttacaataattttgTCCTTAGGCCTCCCAGTGTTTCTTATTATTTACTCATATGCAGAAATACTAATCATTTGCATGAAATCATCGAAACAGTCTCGGCAGAAAGCTTTGAGCACCTGCACTCCCCACTTGCTATCTCTTGTCAACTTCTCATTTGGCTCTTTATTTGAAACATTGCAAAGCCGATTTGATATGACTCATGTTCCATCTGTAATCCGTATCATTCTGTCTATATATTTTGTGATGATCTGCCCACTTTTTAGTCCTGTTATATATGGGGCCAGGACTGCAAAAATTAAGACAGCGTTTAAAAAGCTTCACACAATGAAACCTTTCCCAGAATGA
- the LOC118783729 gene encoding olfactory receptor 52K2-like — MEGYPDRNISHTSFILMGFHGLKEGRRLLFIPFFLMFLLSLFANSMLIFIITSTRTLHSPMYILIGVMAVVDFILPIFFVPHMLLSFLLDWNGISLVGCLTQMFHIHFIGSFQSTLLVWMALDRYFAICMPLRYNDFMAVTPFLKFVIAPVLRNAILNLAMVSLAGSRSYCLSNVIHHCFCEHMALVNLGCGDISTSNIVGLIAALSIPTADFFIITASYVKIFISVLKSGKSHQKALSTCVTHIIVITVSLIFALTAFLSYRINNNMSSDSRVFVSTMYLLFPSCFNPVIYGIRTNEIRQQILKVMKCGKIAPVSVR, encoded by the coding sequence ATGGAGGGATACCCTGATAGGAATATCTCCCACACAAGCTTCATTCTAATGGGCTTTCATGGTCTGAAAGAGGGGAGAAGACTccttttcatcccttttttcctcatgtttttGTTATCGCTTTTTGCAAACTCAATGCTAATCTTTATCATCACATCAACAAGGACTTTGCATTCTCCAATGTATATCCTAATTGGGGTTATGGCAGTTGTGGACTTCATTCTACCAATATTCTTCGTCCCACATATGCTACTCAGCTTTTTATTAGATTGGAATGGTATCTCTTTGGTCGGATGTCTGACGCAGATGTTccatattcatttcattggcTCATTCCAGTCAACTCTCCTGGTATGGATGGCCCTTGATCGTTACTTTGCCATATGCATGCCTTTACGCTATAATGACTTTATGGCTGTTACTCCTTTCCTGAAGTTCGTCATAGCTCCTGTGTTgagaaatgccattttaaatttagCAATGGTCAGCCTGGCCGGATCTCGGTCCTACTGCCTGTCCAACGTGATCCATCACTGTTTCTGTGAACACATGGCTTTGGTTAACCTTGGCTGTGGGGACATATCCACCAGCAACATTGTAGGACTCATAGCTGCTCTCAGCATCCCAACGGCTGACTTTTTCATCATCACAGCATCCTATgtcaaaatattcatttctgttttaaagtCTGGGAAATCTCACCAGAAAGCCCTCAGCACCTGTGTTACGCATATAATCGTTATAACAGTGAGTTTAATATTTGCCTTGACGGCGTTCCTTTCatacagaataaataataatatgtcATCTGACAGCCGTGTTTTTGTCAGTacaatgtatttgcttttcccTAGCTGTTTCAACCCAGTGATTTATGGTATCAGGACAAATGAAATTAGACAACAGATACTGAAAGTCATGAAATGTGGAAAGATTGCCCCAGTTTCCGTGAGGTGA
- the or112-1 gene encoding olfactory receptor 52E4: protein MNEEFKGVNFSYTRFIFVGFPEISDYKHLLFFPFFITYILGLAGNSLLLFVIKTSESLHSPMYILISGLAMVNIVVPTAIVPNMLLSFLFDLNEISLAGCLTQMFFTHFFSSVESTILLAMALDRLIAICNPLRYADIMNASAFIKLAAFMLVRSGSIMSALVILARPLAFCRSNVIKHCYCDHMALVSLACDSTAKNNVMGLAVIISFVGIDISVIVFSYIRILNAVLQAAEDRWKAFHTCGTHLIVMLCFYLVGSVTFLSHNLGITMPTGVNTFLGVLYIIFPATVNPIIYGVRTKEIRNCILKMFRKRGSKVFTVKVSTVKA from the coding sequence ATGAATGAAGAATTCAAAGGGGTCAACTTCTCTTACaccagatttatttttgtgggTTTCCCTGAAATCAGCGACTACAAACATTTACTCTTCTTCCCATTTTTTATAACATACATCTTGGGTTTGGCAGGAAACTCATTACTGCTCTTTGTGATAAAGACCAGCGAGTCTCTCCACAGCCCCATGTATATACTGATATCTGGCTTGGCTATGGTCAACATTGTCGTCCCTACAGCCATCGTCCCCAACATGCTACTGAGCTTTCTGTTCGATTTGAATGAAATCTCTTTGGCTGGTTGCTTGACTCAGATGTTTTTCACTcactttttctcctctgtagAATCCACCATTCTTTTGGCAATGGCTCTGGACCGGCTGATAGCCATTTGCAATCCGCTGCGGTACGCAGACATCATGAATGCTTCCGCCTTCATAAAACTGGCCGCTTTCATGCTCGTAAGGAGTGGATCAATAATGTCTGCCCTCGTTATCCTAGCCCGTCCTCTGGCTTTTTGCCGGTCAAATGTCATTAAGCATTGCTACTGTGATCACATGGCCCTGGTCAGCCTGGCCTGTGACAGCACTGCAAAAAACAATGTCATGGGACTGGCAGTGATCATTTCTTTTGTTGGCATCGATATTTCTGTTATTGTCTTCTCATACATCCGCATCTTAAACGCAGTTCTGCAAGCGGCAGAGGATCGGTGGAAAGCTTTCCATACTTGTGGCACGCACTTGATTGTCATGCTTTGCTTCTACTTAGTGGgcagtgtgacatttttatcTCATAATCTAGGTATCACCATGCCAACAGGcgtaaatacatttttaggagTACTATATATTATTTTCCCCGCCACAGTAAATCCAATTATTTATGGTGTCCGAACAAAGGAAATAAGGAACTGTATATTGAAGATGTTCAGAAAGAGAGGAAGTAAGGTCTTCACAGTAAAGGTTTCAACAGTGAAAGCTTGA
- the arrb1 gene encoding beta-arrestin-1, producing the protein MGDKGTRVFKKASPNGKLTVYLGKRDFVDHVDVVEPVDGVVLIDPEYLKERKVFVTLTCAFRYGREDLDVLGLTFRKDLFVANIQAFPPVPEEKKILTRLQERLIKKLGEHAYPFTFEIPPNLPCSVTLQPGPEDTGKACGVDFEVKAFCAENVEEKIHKRNSVRLVIRKVQYAPEKPGPQPMAETTRQFLMSDKPLHLEASLDKEIYYHGEPINVNVHVTNNTNKTVKKIKISVRQYADICLFNTAQYKCPVATEESDDIVSPSATFCKVYTLTPFLANNREKRGLALDGKLKHEDTNLASSTLLREGANKEILGIIVSYKVKVKLVVSRGGLLGDLASSDVAVELPFTLMHPKPIEESLYREVPDTEAPIDTNLIEFDTNDDDIIFEDFARQRLIGAKDDKDEDDEGTNSPMLNDR; encoded by the exons CTGACAGTTTATCTTGGGAAGAGGGACTTTGTCGATCATGTGGATGTTGTGGAACCTGTTG ATGGTGTGGTACTAATTGACCCAGAGTacttaaaggaaagaaaag TTTTTGTGACATTGACATGCGCCTTCCGATATGGCCGAGAGGACTTGGATGTTTTGGGCTTGACGTTTCGAAAGGACCTCTTCGTAGCCAATATCCAGGCCTTTCCACCAGTGcccgaagaaaaaaaaatcttaactcGGCTTCAAGAGCGTTTGATTAAAAAGCTTGGGGAACATGCTTATCCTTTTACttttgag ATTCCTCCTAATCTACCTTGCTCTGTTACTCTTCAACCTGGACCTGAGGATACAGGGAAG gCTTGTGGTGTAGACTTTGAGGTTAAAGCTTTCTGTGCTGAGAATGTCGAAGAAAAAATTCACAAAAG GAATTCAGTGCGTCTGGTCATTAGAAAAGTCCAATACGCCCCAGAGAAACCAGGCCCCCAGCCAATGGCTGAGACAACAAGGCAGTTCCTCATGTCTGACAAACCATTGCATCTGGAGGCTTCACTGGACAAAGAG ATTTACTACCATGGGGAACCaatcaatgtaaatgttcatgttacaaacaacacaaataagactgtgaagaaaattaaaatctcAG tgcGTCAATATGCGGATATCTGCCTGTTTAACACTGCACAGTACAAGTGCCCTGTAGCAACGGAGGAGTCAGA TGATATAGTTTCACCGAGTGCCACATTTTGCAAAGTATACACTCTTACACCCTTTCTTGCCAACAATCGGGAGAAACGGGGTTTGGCCTTAGATGGAAAACTCAAACATGAGGACACAAATTTAGCCTCCAGTACACT GTTAAGAGAAGGCGCTAATAAGGAAATCCTGGGCATTATTGTGTCTTACAAGGTTAAAGTGAAGTTGGTCGTGTCTCGAGGCGg ACTCTTGGGAGATCTTGCTTCAAG TGACGTTGCAGTTGAGCTTCCTTTCACATTGATGCATCCTAAACCGATCGAGGAATCACTCTACAGAGAAG TTCCAGACACTGAAGCACCCATAGACACAAATTTGATTGAATTTGACACAAA TGATGACGATATCATCTTTGAAGACTTTGCACGACAGAGGCTCATAGGGGCCAAAGACGACaaggatgaggatgatgaaggGACCAATTCACCCATGCTGAATGACAGATAA